One genomic window of Salvelinus alpinus chromosome 9, SLU_Salpinus.1, whole genome shotgun sequence includes the following:
- the LOC139530218 gene encoding troponin I, fast skeletal muscle-like, translating into MSEKKMSSSRRHYLKSLMLSIAKGLLEEEAKENEQERIRWMEENCPPLSLPGGTQQLMEFLKELHHKIDVIDEERYDLESKVNKATKEIEDLNIKVIDLKGKFKKPTLRKVRMSADAMLQALLGSKHKVSMDLRANLKQVKKEVKEEDKELRNVGDWRQNIEDKSGMDGRKKMFESES; encoded by the exons ATGTCGGA GAAAAAGATGTCTTCGAGTCGGAGGCATTACCTGAAG AGCTTGATGCTCTCCATTGCTAAAGGCTTACTGGAAGAAGAGGCAAAGGAGAATGAGCAGGAGAGAATAAGATGGATGGAGGAGAACTGCCCTCCCCTGTCCCTACCAGGGGGTACTCAACAGTTAATG GAGTTCTTGAAAGAGTTACACCATAAGATTGACGTGATAGATGAGGAGAGATATGACCTGGAGAGCAAAGTGAACAAAGCCACTAAGGAG ATTGAAGATTTGAACATTAAAGTTATTGACTTGAAGGGCAAGTTCAAGAAGCCAACTTTGAGGAAAGTGCGTATGTCTGCTGATGCTATGCTCCAGGCTCTGCTGGGCTCCAAGCACAAGGTGTCCATGGATCTGAGAGCCAACTTGAAACAAGTGAAGAAGGAGGTGAAAGAAGAG GATAAGGAACTGCGTAATGTTGGAGACTGGCGTCAGAACATTGAAGACAAGTCTGGCATGGATGGCAGGAAGAAGATGTTTGAGTCCGAGAGTTAA